One Vallitalea pronyensis genomic region harbors:
- a CDS encoding GerAB/ArcD/ProY family transporter, with product MVKNTKISGYQLSMLIGTFIFGTSHVINISKHVYQDVWISYLLGWAGGFLLISIYVAISVLHPSKNLINILKDTFGKYLGSVIGLFYMGYFIHLAALVLRDLGEYLTNIDFHETPLIFIVCCLSIPAIYAVKKGLIVIARTNQLLTLALCITLVVLIIIPLKYLDFNNVLPVFESNFSDITNIGFLYLTYTFGETVIFLMIFDKVNKSKYLFKSSYIALAIVGLLLFTLLLQNLMVLGPDKFSRNIYAINTTISRVTNLSIGPLILITLIIGGTFKYIICIYASVKGIAQLLNVDDHKPFVLPLITIVVPLSIWLHENLLDKLNWTTEIYPYYVIPFQIVIPLVLLILSYKKYGKKIKVHHKEKSLA from the coding sequence ATGGTTAAAAACACAAAAATATCCGGTTATCAATTATCCATGTTAATTGGTACATTCATATTTGGAACGTCACATGTTATCAATATAAGTAAGCATGTCTATCAAGATGTATGGATTTCTTATCTATTAGGATGGGCAGGAGGTTTTTTATTAATTAGCATATATGTTGCTATAAGTGTATTACATCCATCCAAGAACCTTATTAACATCTTAAAAGATACTTTTGGAAAATATCTAGGCAGTGTTATCGGCTTATTCTATATGGGTTATTTTATTCATCTAGCAGCTCTTGTGCTTCGAGACCTTGGGGAATACCTAACCAACATAGATTTTCATGAAACACCCCTTATTTTCATTGTCTGTTGTCTAAGCATACCCGCTATTTATGCTGTAAAAAAAGGGCTGATCGTTATAGCTAGAACCAATCAACTATTAACCTTAGCATTATGTATTACCCTTGTTGTTTTAATCATCATTCCTTTAAAATACCTTGATTTTAATAATGTTTTACCCGTTTTTGAAAGTAACTTTTCTGATATTACAAACATCGGTTTTTTATATTTAACCTATACGTTTGGTGAGACCGTCATCTTTTTAATGATATTTGATAAAGTCAATAAATCAAAATATTTATTTAAATCCTCGTATATCGCCCTTGCAATAGTCGGTCTCCTTTTATTCACGTTGCTCTTACAAAATCTAATGGTACTGGGGCCAGACAAATTTTCAAGGAATATATACGCCATTAATACAACAATAAGCCGTGTTACAAATCTATCCATTGGCCCACTTATTTTAATCACGTTAATCATTGGAGGAACATTTAAATATATTATATGTATATACGCATCTGTGAAAGGAATCGCTCAACTTTTAAATGTCGATGACCACAAGCCATTTGTATTACCATTGATTACAATCGTTGTACCATTATCGATATGGTTACATGAAAATTTGCTGGATAAGCTGAACTGGACGACGGAGATATACCCCTATTATGTTATCCCTTTTCAGATTGTCATTCCTTTGGTATTGCTCATCCTTTCATACAAGAAGTATGGGAAAAAAATCAAAGTTCATCATAAGGAAAAATCCCTTGCATAA
- a CDS encoding Ger(x)C family spore germination protein produces the protein MHNTFKKLLLLLMIPFLMFMVTGCWDNVELTERAFISGVGLDKTADDEIELTLQLTKPSEVSQEQDSKTGKEPVWTNTSRGETLHEAVRNQFTTVNRKPYYSHIQIIVIGETLAKDGIKDVLDFFERDHETSLTPMVIIAKGTTAKNIINAKSDLENVPASHIRQIVEASSVNLAILKSQLIDVLKQLSSAGHDLTTSVIEIVNEDTDLNIKDMKIEGAAVFEKDTLIGWLSPCETKGLKYLLNKSGSGIINIENPLDREKMIAIEQLRAKSKIDVRIKDENTLLLVEVKSEGTIGNQEGIGDLSTQEMIDILEEETADVIKQEIHQVITKAQKEYKNDIFGFGEVVHRKYLGAWRQIKNNWDEVFSTTPIKIEVTFKLNNTGIIEKTLEVR, from the coding sequence ATGCATAATACGTTTAAAAAGTTACTATTACTCCTTATGATTCCTTTTCTTATGTTCATGGTAACTGGATGTTGGGATAATGTAGAATTAACGGAAAGAGCTTTTATTTCTGGGGTAGGGCTGGATAAAACTGCTGATGATGAAATAGAACTTACATTACAGCTAACCAAGCCTTCGGAAGTGAGTCAAGAACAAGATAGCAAAACAGGTAAAGAACCCGTATGGACCAATACTTCCAGAGGTGAAACCCTTCATGAAGCCGTTAGGAATCAATTTACAACAGTCAATAGAAAACCCTATTACAGCCATATTCAGATAATCGTTATTGGTGAAACACTGGCAAAAGATGGCATCAAGGATGTACTGGATTTCTTTGAAAGAGACCATGAAACAAGCTTAACACCAATGGTTATCATTGCCAAAGGAACAACTGCTAAGAATATTATCAATGCCAAAAGCGATCTAGAGAATGTTCCAGCATCTCATATCCGACAAATCGTTGAGGCCTCCAGTGTCAATCTTGCCATTCTAAAATCCCAGTTAATCGATGTTCTAAAACAACTTAGTTCAGCAGGACATGATTTAACCACAAGTGTGATAGAGATTGTTAATGAAGACACAGACCTTAACATAAAAGATATGAAAATAGAAGGCGCTGCTGTTTTTGAGAAAGATACGTTGATTGGATGGCTAAGCCCTTGTGAAACGAAAGGATTGAAATACCTACTCAACAAATCCGGAAGCGGTATTATCAATATTGAGAATCCACTTGATAGAGAAAAAATGATAGCCATTGAACAACTACGAGCTAAAAGTAAAATAGATGTGCGCATAAAGGATGAAAACACCTTACTGTTAGTAGAAGTAAAATCAGAAGGAACCATTGGAAACCAAGAAGGTATTGGGGATCTATCAACCCAGGAGATGATTGATATCTTAGAAGAAGAAACCGCAGACGTCATTAAACAAGAAATACATCAAGTGATCACGAAGGCACAAAAGGAGTATAAAAACGATATTTTTGGTTTTGGAGAAGTTGTTCACAGGAAATATTTAGGTGCTTGGCGGCAAATAAAAAACAATTGGGATGAGGTTTTTAGCACCACCCCTATTAAAATAGAGGTTACATTTAAACTAAACAACACAGGTATTATTGAAAAAACTTTAGAAGTTAGATAG